Proteins encoded by one window of Microplitis demolitor isolate Queensland-Clemson2020A chromosome 6, iyMicDemo2.1a, whole genome shotgun sequence:
- the LOC103577968 gene encoding dr1-associated corepressor homolog, which yields MDAVDTAAEHSDSTSGSQSGQGTKKKRRSRRSLQQRAAERNLAPVTPGGTNQSTKQATKATVKATEQRGNSQNPPVNQQQNLNAQNRGAIPRNPPVQQQQPPRVSNPPINNLPSGQVNPSGGNRSPPGFNNNNNQPFVRNSSQMGQNRVVRPRFCYNCGSLEHLGYFCHEPRRDVCMRCGKVGKTAVTCVCNVDSRPNAFQLPKNDNAARQ from the coding sequence ATGGACGCGGTTGACACAGCTGCTGAACATTCTGACTCGACCAGTGGTTCACAGTCAGGACAAGGAACGAAAAAGAAGCGAAGATCTCGTAGATCTCTCCAACAGAGAGCTGCTGAGCGTAACTTGGCACCTGTGACACCTGGTGGAACTAACCAGTCAACAAAACAGGCTACCAAGGCAACCGTAAAGGCTACTGAGCAGCGTGGGAATTCACAAAACCCGCCGGTGAATCAGCAGCAGAACCTAAATGCGCAGAATCGCGGTGCGATTCCCAGAAATCCACCAGTACAGCAGCAACAACCTCCGAGGGTGTCAAATCCACCTATAAATAACCTTCCGAGCGGTCAAGTGAATCCATCCGGTGGTAATCGATCGCCTCCTGGgttcaacaacaacaataatcaGCCGTTTGTCCGGAATTCAAGTCAAATGGGACAAAACAGAGTCGTACGTCCAAGATTCTGTTATAATTGTGGCTCATTAGAACACTTAGGCTACTTTTGCCATGAACCACGCCGGGACGTCTGCATGAGATGCGGAAAAGTTGGAAAGACAGCTGTTACGTGTGTCTGTAACGTCGACAGTCGTCCTAATGCCTTCCAGTTACCAAAAAACGACAACGCAGCCCGCCAGTAG